The following coding sequences lie in one Terriglobales bacterium genomic window:
- a CDS encoding S9 family peptidase, translated as MRLRFAVVFFLLLSSAGFAQSKHPFTFEDMMALKRVAEPVPSPDGKWVVFAAQDVDLEANKKTPHIWIVPLAGGDAKKISDDPAGEDRPRFSPDGKRLIYTSAKDGNSQIWVADFDAESGTLSGAHRLTSISTEADGAVWSPDGKNILFVSSVYPDCPDDACNKQRDDERAKSKVQAKIFTRLFYRHWNSYTSFKRSHLFIIAADGGTPHDITPGDHEVPPFNLGGQDMYAISPDGQEVAYTSNHDEVEAASTNNDIFIVPITGGEAKKISTSPGSDDTPLYSPDGKYIAWRMQKRAGFESDKFNLVIYDRKSGEIKNLTENFDLWVGSFVWALDSKMIYFTSEQAGQSPIFEVNVAAGNGPFVAIVAGHNDDLTITADGKTLLFTRMSVKAPNEIYGVNIADTRALKVIAGTEEELLKPGMGKQLTHLNDSVLSQISMQPLEPFMFTGAGKTQVEGFILKPPGFDPSKKYPVKFIIHGGPQTMWGNWWSYRWNFELFAASGYVVVLINPRGSTGYGQKFVDEISGDWGGKPYQDLMLGLDYAERTYPFIDKNRECALGASYGGYMVNWIMGHTNRFKCIVSHDGMFNTESAYGSTEELWFNEWEFKGMPWTNRALYRKWSPHLFAANFKTPTLVIHSQKDYRLDVSEGFQLFTTLQRLKVPSKMLYFPDEGHWVLKPQNSRLWYQTVNGWVDQYLK; from the coding sequence ATGAGACTTCGTTTTGCAGTTGTTTTCTTCCTGCTTCTCAGCTCTGCCGGTTTTGCCCAATCCAAACATCCATTCACCTTTGAGGACATGATGGCGCTCAAGCGCGTAGCCGAGCCCGTGCCTTCTCCCGATGGCAAGTGGGTGGTCTTCGCCGCGCAGGATGTTGACCTGGAGGCGAACAAGAAGACCCCGCATATCTGGATTGTTCCTCTCGCCGGCGGCGACGCGAAAAAGATTAGCGACGATCCTGCCGGGGAAGACCGTCCGCGCTTCTCGCCCGATGGCAAGCGGCTGATCTATACCTCGGCCAAAGATGGCAACTCGCAAATCTGGGTCGCCGATTTTGACGCTGAGAGTGGCACGCTGAGCGGCGCCCACAGATTAACTTCAATCTCCACCGAAGCCGATGGCGCTGTCTGGTCGCCCGATGGCAAAAATATTCTGTTCGTCTCCAGTGTGTATCCCGATTGTCCGGACGATGCCTGCAACAAGCAGCGCGATGACGAGCGCGCCAAATCCAAGGTGCAGGCCAAGATCTTCACCCGGCTCTTCTACCGCCATTGGAACAGCTACACCTCATTCAAGCGCAGCCATCTTTTTATAATTGCTGCCGATGGGGGAACGCCGCACGATATTACTCCGGGCGATCACGAGGTGCCGCCGTTCAACCTTGGCGGGCAGGACATGTACGCCATCTCTCCCGACGGGCAAGAAGTCGCCTACACCAGCAACCACGACGAGGTAGAAGCGGCCAGCACCAACAACGACATCTTCATCGTTCCCATAACGGGCGGAGAGGCGAAGAAGATTTCCACCAGTCCGGGCAGTGACGACACGCCGCTCTATTCACCCGACGGAAAGTACATCGCCTGGCGCATGCAGAAGCGCGCCGGATTCGAGAGCGACAAGTTCAATCTGGTGATCTATGACCGCAAGAGCGGCGAGATCAAAAACCTGACAGAGAATTTTGATCTTTGGGTGGGTTCGTTCGTCTGGGCTTTGGATTCGAAGATGATCTACTTTACGTCGGAACAGGCGGGCCAATCGCCAATCTTCGAAGTTAATGTGGCAGCAGGCAATGGGCCGTTCGTCGCGATCGTGGCGGGACACAATGACGACCTAACCATTACCGCGGATGGAAAGACGCTGCTATTCACGCGCATGTCGGTTAAAGCGCCAAACGAAATCTACGGCGTCAATATCGCAGACACTCGCGCGCTAAAGGTCATCGCCGGAACCGAGGAAGAATTGCTCAAGCCGGGAATGGGCAAGCAGCTTACTCATCTCAACGATTCCGTGCTTTCCCAGATTTCCATGCAGCCGTTGGAGCCGTTCATGTTCACGGGCGCTGGGAAGACCCAAGTCGAGGGCTTCATCCTCAAGCCGCCGGGCTTTGACCCCAGCAAGAAGTATCCAGTAAAGTTCATCATTCATGGCGGGCCGCAGACCATGTGGGGTAACTGGTGGTCCTATCGCTGGAATTTCGAACTCTTCGCGGCTAGCGGCTATGTAGTGGTCCTGATCAATCCGCGCGGCTCTACCGGCTACGGCCAGAAGTTTGTTGACGAAATCAGCGGCGACTGGGGCGGCAAGCCGTATCAGGACTTGATGCTGGGACTCGACTATGCCGAGCGTACTTATCCGTTCATTGACAAGAACCGCGAGTGCGCCCTGGGCGCCTCCTATGGCGGATACATGGTGAACTGGATCATGGGCCACACCAACCGCTTCAAGTGCATCGTCTCACATGATGGTATGTTCAATACCGAGTCCGCTTACGGCAGCACGGAAGAGCTTTGGTTCAACGAGTGGGAGTTTAAAGGCATGCCCTGGACGAATCGCGCGCTCTACCGCAAGTGGTCTCCGCATCTGTTTGCTGCAAATTTCAAGACGCCAACGCTCGTCATTCACAGCCAGAAGGATTACCGGCTGGATGTCTCCGAGGGCTTCCAGCTCTTCACAACGCTGCAACGTTTGAAGGTGCCATCCAAAATGCTATATTTCCCGGATGAGGGCCACTGGGTGCTCAAACCTCAGAACAGCCGTCTGTGGTACCAGACAGTAAATGGTTGGGTGGATCAGTACTTGAAGTGA
- a CDS encoding helix-turn-helix domain-containing protein: protein MYDRSMDAGNYLSRAGSLIGEPSRAAMLWSLLGGESRPASELAMLANVSPQTASNHLKLLLDAGFVKMKAMGRNKFYSLGGPPVAAALESLAVAVHGKRASDGAAYHTAPELVFARTCYDHLAGELSVAILHRLQDKDYLRERTGDFHLTRAGENFLRGLGIDSSGAQAQRRRFAYACLDWSHRVPHLGGALGAALLEWLLRSRAIVRRKASRAVRLTEAGQKQMDRIFAIRVTRSGTAITR, encoded by the coding sequence ATGTATGATCGAAGTATGGATGCAGGCAACTATTTATCTCGGGCCGGGTCTTTGATTGGCGAGCCATCTCGTGCAGCCATGTTATGGAGCCTGCTGGGAGGCGAGTCGCGGCCGGCCAGCGAGCTGGCCATGCTGGCCAACGTCTCTCCCCAAACCGCCAGCAATCACTTAAAGCTCCTTCTTGATGCCGGTTTCGTGAAGATGAAGGCGATGGGCCGGAACAAGTTCTACAGCTTGGGCGGCCCACCTGTGGCCGCGGCCCTGGAATCTTTAGCCGTTGCAGTCCATGGCAAGAGAGCCTCCGATGGCGCCGCGTACCACACCGCCCCGGAACTCGTATTTGCGCGTACCTGCTACGACCACCTGGCGGGTGAACTGAGCGTAGCCATATTGCACCGGCTGCAAGACAAGGATTACCTGCGCGAGCGTACCGGCGACTTCCACCTGACCAGAGCCGGAGAGAATTTTTTGCGCGGTTTGGGAATTGACTCGAGCGGTGCGCAGGCGCAACGGCGGCGCTTCGCTTACGCCTGCCTGGATTGGAGCCACCGCGTGCCCCATCTCGGCGGAGCTCTGGGAGCTGCCCTTCTGGAGTGGCTACTGCGCTCGCGGGCCATTGTTCGGCGGAAGGCAAGCCGAGCTGTACGCCTAACAGAGGCTGGGCAAAAACAAATGGATCGGATCTTTGCGATCAGAGTGACCCGCAGCGGCACCGCGATCACCCGATAA
- a CDS encoding cytochrome P450 gives MPIPPIPIPIPIQSPAKLQDPVAAVTDPDPYPYYAELVASRPIYWEESTQTWVAASTEAVTAVLTNHLLRVRPTAEPVPKGLLGTPAENIFRHLVRMNDGAAHCPFKQAVAATLHAAASVHVEAVGSKCAQQLWREMRGEEIEPQCDLRRIADFALRLPAYVMASLLGIPEDKLPQTAQWTGEFVRCLAPAGRPEEIERGKVAAAHLLDLFRSLLASRHGLASRCGFASQPATPAGLLATLALEAKRVGEENLDVILANGIGFLTQAYEATAGLIGNTLLMLGTHHDVLEQIKADRSLLENAVEETLRYDAPVQNTRRFAAHSGIIAGQPMSAGDTVLVLLAAANRDPAANPNPEKFDIHRKNRRIFTFGAGVHACPGEAFAKKIAQAGVAQLLESGVDPRQLAATVTYRPSANTRVPIFVDAN, from the coding sequence ATGCCGATCCCGCCGATCCCGATCCCAATTCCGATTCAAAGTCCCGCGAAGCTGCAAGACCCGGTCGCTGCCGTGACCGATCCAGATCCGTATCCTTACTATGCCGAGTTGGTTGCCTCGAGACCGATCTACTGGGAGGAATCCACGCAAACCTGGGTGGCTGCAAGTACCGAGGCAGTAACCGCAGTCTTGACCAATCATCTTTTACGGGTTCGTCCAACGGCGGAGCCGGTTCCCAAAGGGCTGCTGGGAACGCCGGCAGAGAATATCTTCCGGCACCTGGTGCGCATGAACGATGGCGCGGCGCACTGTCCCTTCAAGCAGGCGGTCGCGGCGACTTTGCATGCGGCTGCCTCAGTTCACGTGGAGGCAGTGGGCAGCAAGTGTGCGCAACAGCTTTGGAGAGAAATGCGAGGGGAAGAGATCGAGCCGCAATGTGATCTGCGGCGCATCGCGGATTTCGCCTTGCGGTTGCCGGCATATGTCATGGCGAGCTTGCTTGGCATTCCTGAAGACAAGCTACCCCAGACCGCTCAATGGACCGGGGAATTCGTACGCTGTCTTGCGCCTGCCGGCCGCCCCGAAGAAATCGAGCGCGGCAAAGTTGCCGCTGCTCACCTGCTTGATCTGTTCAGGTCTTTGTTGGCATCACGTCATGGGTTGGCATCGCGTTGCGGGTTCGCATCACAACCAGCCACGCCGGCAGGCTTGCTGGCCACGCTGGCCTTGGAAGCAAAACGCGTTGGAGAGGAAAACCTCGACGTAATTCTGGCCAACGGCATTGGCTTCCTCACCCAGGCATACGAGGCCACCGCGGGATTGATTGGCAATACGCTGCTGATGCTGGGCACGCACCACGATGTGCTTGAGCAGATTAAAGCAGACCGCAGTCTGCTGGAGAACGCCGTCGAAGAGACACTTCGCTACGATGCGCCAGTGCAGAACACGCGCCGCTTTGCTGCCCACAGCGGAATCATCGCCGGCCAGCCCATGAGCGCCGGTGACACAGTTCTTGTACTTCTGGCGGCCGCCAACCGGGACCCGGCGGCAAATCCAAATCCCGAGAAGTTCGACATCCACAGAAAGAACCGGCGCATATTCACGTTTGGTGCGGGCGTGCATGCCTGTCCGGGTGAAGCCTTCGCTAAAAAAATTGCCCAAGCCGGCGTCGCACAGTTGCTGGAATCAGGAGTTGATCCCAGGCAACTTGCCGCAACCGTGACCTACCGCCCCTCGGCCAACACCCGGGTTCCAATTTTCGTGGACGCGAACTGA
- a CDS encoding RNase adapter RapZ: MADDSTVMRHGKPLKTTSMDVLEKLFEQHFHAPVKRSQPLQGQLGGSGRQIIRLAGEKLSAIGIRYGVREENIAFLEFSRHFRRHGLPVPEIYAEDLGQGAYLEEDLGDITLFEFLSQNRDGDDIAPEVIEAYRKVAATLPRFQIEAGRDLNYKRCYPRHSFDRQSIAWDLNYFKYYFLRLASIPFNEQALEDDFARLTRFLLTAERDYFLYRDFQSRNVMLRDGQPFFLDYQGGRKGALQYDIASLLYDAKADLPSELRQQLLNHYLDTLAGFIKLEREVFMRHYYGYVYVRIMQALGAYGFRGFYERKPHFLQSVPYALKNLRWLLHNAELPIALPALMEAFKNMLGSEKLQSLAPEGNNLTVRIFSFSFHHGMPTDETGHGGGFVFDARSIPNPGREERFKDLTGRDVPVIEYLNQQESVHHFLASVMSLVDASVSDYQRRGFKNLMVSFGCTGGQHRSVYLAERLAKHLHGKSGVEVVVRHRQLEKLGLEKLSVETPGQ, encoded by the coding sequence GTGGCTGACGACAGCACGGTGATGCGTCACGGCAAGCCGCTGAAAACCACATCCATGGACGTTCTCGAAAAGCTTTTTGAGCAGCACTTTCACGCACCGGTCAAGCGGTCGCAGCCGCTGCAGGGGCAACTGGGCGGGTCGGGGCGTCAAATCATCCGGCTGGCTGGGGAAAAACTCAGCGCCATCGGCATTCGCTACGGCGTGCGCGAAGAGAACATCGCTTTCCTCGAGTTCTCGCGGCATTTTCGCAGGCACGGCCTGCCCGTCCCGGAAATCTATGCGGAAGATTTGGGCCAGGGGGCGTACCTGGAAGAAGACCTGGGTGACATCACGCTTTTTGAGTTCCTCTCGCAGAACCGCGATGGCGACGACATTGCTCCTGAGGTCATTGAAGCCTATCGCAAGGTTGCGGCCACGTTGCCGCGCTTTCAGATCGAAGCCGGGCGCGACCTGAATTACAAGCGCTGCTATCCGCGCCACAGCTTTGATCGCCAGTCCATCGCCTGGGACCTGAACTATTTCAAATATTATTTTCTCAGGCTCGCCAGCATCCCCTTCAACGAGCAGGCGCTGGAAGATGATTTTGCCCGCCTGACCAGGTTCCTGTTGACCGCCGAGCGCGATTACTTTCTCTATCGCGATTTTCAGTCACGCAACGTCATGTTGCGCGACGGGCAGCCATTTTTTCTGGATTACCAGGGCGGCCGCAAAGGCGCGCTGCAATACGATATCGCTTCTCTTTTGTATGACGCCAAGGCCGATCTGCCGTCTGAGCTGCGCCAGCAACTGCTCAATCACTATCTCGACACGCTTGCCGGTTTTATCAAGCTGGAGCGGGAAGTATTCATGCGGCACTACTATGGCTACGTTTATGTCCGCATCATGCAGGCGCTGGGCGCTTATGGCTTTCGCGGCTTTTACGAGCGCAAGCCTCATTTTCTGCAAAGCGTGCCCTATGCGCTCAAGAACCTGCGCTGGCTGCTGCACAACGCCGAGCTGCCTATTGCACTGCCGGCGCTGATGGAAGCATTCAAAAACATGCTGGGGTCGGAGAAGTTACAGAGCCTGGCGCCCGAGGGAAACAACCTGACGGTGCGGATTTTCAGCTTCTCATTTCACCACGGGATGCCGACCGACGAGACCGGGCACGGTGGTGGATTCGTCTTCGATGCGCGCAGCATTCCCAATCCGGGACGCGAAGAGCGTTTCAAGGACCTCACCGGCAGAGATGTACCGGTGATCGAGTACCTCAATCAGCAGGAGAGCGTGCATCACTTTCTTGCCAGCGTGATGTCGCTGGTAGATGCGAGCGTGAGCGATTATCAGCGCCGCGGCTTTAAGAACCTGATGGTATCGTTCGGCTGCACCGGCGGCCAGCATCGCTCGGTGTACCTGGCGGAGCGGCTGGCAAAACATCTGCACGGCAAGAGTGGCGTGGAGGTCGTGGTGCGGCATCGTCAATTAGAGAAGCTGGGTCTGGAAAAGTTGAGCGTGGAGACGCCGGGCCAATGA
- a CDS encoding nucleotidyltransferase family protein, with the protein MKAMVLAAGLGTRLRPLTDTRPKALVEVGGRTLLGTTLARLRDFGIGEVIINVHHFADMIVDYLNGNHNFGMRIEVSREEVLLDTGGGLKKAAWFFLEDSSRLDTPFILHNVDVISTIDLARMVQFHTENQALATLAVQERQSSRHLLFDEQLQLCGRGRGQNQKDELVGSSSQAQMKALAFSGIHVISPRLLTMMTENGVFSIIDSYLNLAARGEKIIAFRADEYQWRDLGKVEDLRQGGN; encoded by the coding sequence ATGAAAGCCATGGTTCTGGCCGCCGGCCTGGGCACGCGCCTGCGGCCGCTCACCGACACCCGGCCCAAGGCGCTGGTGGAAGTCGGCGGGCGCACGCTGCTCGGGACCACGCTCGCCCGTCTGCGCGACTTTGGGATTGGCGAGGTGATCATCAATGTGCATCACTTTGCCGACATGATCGTTGACTACCTGAATGGCAACCATAACTTCGGCATGCGCATTGAAGTTTCGCGCGAAGAGGTTCTGCTCGATACCGGCGGCGGGCTGAAAAAGGCTGCCTGGTTTTTTCTCGAGGATTCCAGCCGCTTAGACACGCCGTTCATTTTGCACAATGTGGATGTCATCAGCACGATTGATCTGGCGCGCATGGTGCAATTCCACACTGAAAATCAGGCCCTGGCCACGCTCGCAGTACAGGAACGCCAGAGCTCCCGACACCTGCTCTTTGATGAGCAGCTTCAGCTTTGCGGCAGAGGGCGCGGGCAAAATCAGAAAGACGAATTGGTTGGGTCTTCATCGCAAGCGCAGATGAAAGCACTGGCGTTTTCGGGTATCCACGTTATCTCTCCTCGCCTTCTTACCATGATGACGGAAAACGGCGTCTTTTCCATCATTGACTCCTATTTGAATCTCGCTGCCCGTGGAGAAAAGATCATCGCGTTCCGGGCGGATGAATATCAATGGCGTGATCTCGGCAAGGTGGAAGATTTGAGGCAAGGCGGCAATTAA
- a CDS encoding H-type lectin domain-containing protein: protein MTRPCSRNSLVVSLFVFLAVTLSAAQMQVASLHSDNGLVWQRTSPTAQKPDGPVLYQLLFSTAGIPNQISKFDTNPRHLTNSLLSDNGSIRVGTGNLFAIASNGIITFASGQTFPGGGAGTVTSVGLAAPVSDFIVSGSPVTGTGTLTFNWNIAPATADTASAIVKRDASGNFGANTITLDGNLALPSTASGTVGVLTIGGAPFLHSFGSPANTFVGLAAGNLSLTGALNTVVGNGALSHETSGDSNTAIGVNALYTNTIGVGNTSTGVSALNSNTQGGFNTAIGMAALFSNTAGNYNVAIGRDAGYTGTPANANTTGSQNTFVGYSAGPGTSTQLTNATAIGSNAKVSSSNSLVLGDGTVNVGVGTPTPGAKLDVSGTVRVGNATTTGTTIGAIQAGTATLGTSLTQEAQFTVTFPSTFASVPHVIVTARAADATVADVFAVSTRSISTTQFVINIIRLDMNAGWGQNLQLDWFAWQ, encoded by the coding sequence ATGACCCGGCCTTGCTCGCGCAACAGCCTTGTGGTTTCCCTGTTCGTTTTCCTGGCAGTTACGCTTTCTGCTGCCCAGATGCAGGTGGCCAGCCTGCATTCCGATAACGGATTGGTGTGGCAGCGCACGTCGCCCACGGCACAGAAACCGGATGGCCCGGTGCTCTACCAGTTGCTGTTCAGCACCGCAGGCATACCGAACCAGATTTCCAAGTTCGATACCAACCCGCGCCACCTGACCAACTCGCTGCTCAGCGACAACGGCAGCATTCGTGTGGGTACGGGCAATCTTTTCGCCATTGCCAGCAATGGCATCATCACCTTTGCCAGCGGCCAGACTTTTCCCGGCGGCGGTGCGGGTACGGTGACCAGCGTAGGTCTGGCAGCGCCGGTCTCGGATTTCATTGTCAGCGGATCGCCGGTCACCGGTACCGGCACACTGACCTTCAACTGGAACATAGCGCCAGCAACCGCCGACACCGCTAGCGCCATCGTCAAGCGGGACGCGAGCGGGAATTTCGGCGCAAACACAATCACGCTGGATGGCAACCTGGCGCTGCCTTCCACTGCTTCTGGCACTGTGGGCGTGCTCACCATCGGAGGTGCACCGTTCCTGCACAGCTTCGGGTCTCCGGCTAACACCTTCGTGGGCCTGGCGGCCGGGAACTTAAGCCTAACGGGAGCCCTGAATACAGTAGTGGGCAACGGTGCACTTTCCCATGAGACGAGCGGCGACAGCAACACAGCTATCGGCGTGAACGCTCTCTACACCAACACGATTGGCGTTGGCAACACTTCCACAGGAGTGAGCGCTCTCAACTCCAACACTCAGGGCGGCTTCAACACCGCCATCGGAATGGCGGCCCTCTTCTCCAATACGGCCGGGAACTACAATGTCGCCATCGGCCGCGATGCCGGATACACCGGGACTCCCGCCAATGCGAACACTACAGGCTCGCAAAACACGTTTGTCGGCTACAGCGCCGGCCCAGGGACATCCACCCAACTGACGAATGCCACCGCGATCGGCTCGAATGCCAAGGTTTCATCCAGCAACTCGCTGGTGCTGGGAGATGGCACTGTCAACGTAGGCGTCGGAACGCCCACTCCTGGAGCGAAGCTTGATGTCTCGGGTACAGTCCGCGTCGGCAATGCCACGACCACAGGCACAACCATCGGCGCTATTCAAGCTGGGACGGCGACGCTTGGGACGAGCCTCACCCAGGAAGCGCAATTCACGGTAACGTTCCCTTCGACTTTTGCCAGTGTTCCCCACGTCATCGTCACGGCGCGCGCTGCAGATGCCACCGTCGCCGACGTTTTTGCAGTTTCAACGCGGAGCATCTCGACCACTCAATTTGTGATCAACATCATACGGCTAGACATGAACGCAGGCTGGGGACAAAACCTGCAGCTCGATTGGTTCGCGTGGCAGTAA
- a CDS encoding DUF3291 domain-containing protein — protein MPFVSITRLRIRSWRFLPIFFIQVLRTARQAKSAEGSLAVSMLREAKNTFWTRTVWSSEQAMKAYMLSGVHGRVMRRLMKWCDEAAVIHWTQESAQPPTWEEAYQKLLETGRPSKVNHPTEAHRLHQIPSPKVRAKSELLFK, from the coding sequence ATGCCTTTTGTCTCGATTACGCGTCTTCGTATACGATCATGGCGGTTTCTGCCCATATTCTTCATACAAGTCTTGCGAACGGCGCGACAGGCCAAGTCTGCTGAAGGCAGCCTCGCTGTCTCGATGCTCCGCGAAGCCAAGAACACCTTTTGGACGCGGACGGTGTGGAGCTCCGAGCAGGCCATGAAAGCGTATATGCTGTCCGGCGTTCACGGCAGAGTCATGCGCCGATTGATGAAATGGTGCGACGAGGCCGCCGTTATCCATTGGACCCAGGAATCGGCACAGCCACCCACCTGGGAGGAAGCGTATCAAAAGCTTCTGGAAACAGGGCGGCCATCCAAGGTCAATCATCCTACTGAAGCCCATCGCCTGCACCAGATTCCGTCGCCCAAGGTTCGGGCAAAATCGGAACTGCTGTTTAAGTAG
- a CDS encoding CcmD family protein, with product MMLRHLYLAYAVTWVIHIAYLSFLAVKHVRLKRELSKLEKSEKK from the coding sequence ATGATGTTACGCCATCTTTATCTTGCTTATGCTGTGACCTGGGTGATCCACATCGCCTATCTCTCGTTCCTGGCGGTGAAACACGTGCGCCTCAAGCGCGAGCTGAGCAAACTGGAGAAATCGGAGAAGAAATAG
- a CDS encoding cytochrome c biogenesis protein, whose product MKPALILFSLLTLGLLIWGFHQAMFVAPTEATMGNIQRIFYYHVPSAFAAFACFFVNLAASLIYLKTRSPRMDALALASAQVGVVFCTIVLITGPLWARPVWGIWWTWEDVRLTSTLLLWLIYVSYLLLRRFSHAGSMPVLAAVLAIFGSVDTGFVYMSIRWFRTQHPQPVLAGGPGSGLDPAMLHAFFINLIAFSAFGALLVWVRYLLERQQQRVEELHALAAVGGAR is encoded by the coding sequence ATGAAACCAGCTCTTATTCTTTTTTCTCTTCTTACCCTTGGGTTGCTCATCTGGGGATTCCATCAGGCCATGTTCGTAGCCCCTACGGAGGCGACCATGGGCAACATCCAGAGAATTTTTTACTATCACGTGCCTTCTGCCTTTGCGGCTTTTGCGTGCTTCTTTGTGAACCTGGCGGCGTCGCTGATTTACTTGAAGACCCGCAGCCCGCGTATGGACGCCCTGGCTTTGGCCTCGGCGCAGGTGGGGGTGGTGTTCTGCACCATCGTGCTGATCACCGGGCCGCTGTGGGCGCGTCCGGTGTGGGGCATTTGGTGGACTTGGGAGGATGTTCGCCTCACCAGCACGCTGCTGCTCTGGTTGATCTATGTGAGTTATCTGCTGCTGCGCCGCTTCTCGCACGCCGGCTCTATGCCGGTGCTCGCGGCGGTGCTCGCCATCTTCGGATCGGTGGATACCGGGTTTGTGTATATGTCCATCCGCTGGTTCCGCACGCAGCACCCGCAGCCGGTGTTGGCCGGGGGGCCGGGCAGCGGGCTTGATCCCGCCATGCTGCACGCTTTCTTCATCAACCTTATTGCTTTTTCTGCTTTCGGCGCTCTGCTGGTCTGGGTGCGTTACCTGCTGGAGCGCCAACAACAGCGCGTGGAAGAATTGCACGCGCTCGCCGCCGTAGGAGGTGCGCGATGA